The Campylobacter sp. RM10537 genome has a segment encoding these proteins:
- the msrA gene encoding peptide-methionine (S)-S-oxide reductase MsrA — MKSIILGGGCFWCIQAVFEKIKGIVDSEVGYTGGAENPTYESVCSGDGNIEVIKLNYNDKEISLIKILDIFFKIHDPTSLDKQGADVGIQYRSAIFYENENDEVIIKKFIEKIKNNYSSPIVTQIYKLNKYYPAESYHQNYFTKNPNQGYCRFVIAPKLQFVKNEFI, encoded by the coding sequence ATGAAAAGCATTATTTTAGGTGGTGGATGTTTTTGGTGCATACAAGCTGTATTTGAAAAAATTAAAGGGATTGTAGATAGTGAGGTTGGATACACGGGTGGAGCCGAAAATCCAACCTACGAAAGTGTATGTTCTGGCGATGGTAATATTGAAGTCATTAAATTAAACTACAACGATAAAGAAATTTCTCTTATAAAAATTTTGGATATTTTTTTTAAAATTCATGACCCTACTTCTTTAGATAAACAAGGCGCCGATGTAGGAATTCAATATAGATCTGCAATTTTTTATGAAAACGAAAATGATGAAGTTATAATTAAAAAATTTATTGAAAAGATAAAAAACAATTACTCTTCACCAATAGTCACTCAAATTTATAAATTAAACAAATACTATCCTGCGGAATCTTATCATCAAAATTATTTCACAAAAAATCCCAATCAAGGATATTGTCGATTTGTTATTGCTCCAAAATTACAATTTGTAAAAAACGAATTCATATAA